A stretch of DNA from Planctomycetota bacterium:
TCCCCGGTCCGCCCATAGGTCCCGGAGGATTCATATTCGTCCCGGGGCCGCCCATCGGGCCGGGTGGATTCATGTTCGTCCCCAGTCCGCCCATTGGTCCAGGTGGGTTCATGTTCATCCCAGGTCCCCCCATTGGTCCCGGAGGATTCATGTTTGTTCCCGGTCCACCCATCGGTCCGGGCGGATTAAGTTTTTGTTCTGCTCCCAAAACACCTGTTGGTCCTGTTATATCTTCGCTTTGTTCAGATCCAATATCACCCGTCTGCTCTGGCGGATTTCCAGTCTCAAAACCTGGCCCTGCGCCAGGTCCTCCCATCAGTCCTGGCGGGTTTATCCCTCTGCTGCCAGGCCCAATGGCACCGATCGGCCCAGGTGGGTTACCACGGCCTGGACCTCCTTGCGGTCCGGGTGGATTGCCACGACCAGGCCCACCTTGCGGCCCCGGCGGATTTCCCTGACTGACCTGCGCTCCGCCTCCCTGACCCTGTCCTGGCCCTCCCTGCGGCCCCGCCGTTAGGCCCCCGGAGGGGGGAGGATTCGGCTGGGCAAATGCCAACCCCGCCGCGCCGATCACACTGACTGCCGTTAATACAATCTTTCGCACGAACATATTTGCTCCTTTCATTTTTCCTCATTCCCTCATTTGAAGGACGAGGCGGTCTTTTGTGCTGCGATAAATATACCTAGCTTCTCCGTATCTACAAAACAAGCATTAGAATTTTGAGGACATCCTAGCTCTAATGATGTTCCTTCACGGGAAAAAAGAAATTTATCCCCTAATTTTATAATACTATCTTGTGGAACCAAAGCCGAAACATTCCCGAAGGTAACGCCTGTCATCGCAGGGCCATTTCCCGTCATATAAACCAACTCATAATCATTCATTTTCTTCAACTCCTCTTGACTTACTGCTGTCTTGTTAGAGGCGACAGCTAAAGCTATTACAAAAATAATGACCACAGCTACTGCAACAAGCCCCAAAGGGAATCCTGCTTTCTTAGCTGGCTCTTTATCTTGTATCACACAAGCTTTATCCTCCACACCATCTTTAACGATAGTTTCCCGTCCAGAGTATTCTTTTGCCATTTTAATTAACTTTTTCCGATTAATTAAATAGGGTTATGCCCTTGACTACCACTTCCAGCATACGATGGGCACGAAATCCTGTTGCACTGTTCATCAAAGGCATAACCCTATAATTAAATACACAGGGAATGCAATAATCCAAAGTCCTAAAGTTGCCCAAAACCATCCGGCTGGAGACATATTAGTTACACTCTTAAGTCCTTTAACTTTTCGTATCCCATTCCGTTTCACATCCCAATAAACAAAAATTGCACTCAATATAACTATAATCCCTATCATAATTCCTCGCTATTGGCTCTTTCGCAAGAAAAAACCGTTTATATTTACAGCTCCGTCGGTGTAGAGTAAATTTTAGCAATGAAACCTTGACACCCTACCTCTAACCCGAGAGAAGCATTGTATACCTAAAATTGTTTAAAGGCATGTTAACTGCCTGCCCTGTCAATCGGATACTTATGCCCGGGGATTTTCTCCCAAGCATAAACGGCGCAGGCGTTATTGTTGGAAAAATCCTTCTTGCCGTAAACAATTTGTCCCGAAACTTTCTGCCCCACGAACGAATAAGAAATTTTCGAAAGTCACTTGTCCCAAATATGGTTACTTTAACCGTAATTCATCCAAGCTAATTACGTCGCCATTTCTGTCTTTTAAATACCAAAACCGCCAGCCATTGCAACCGTGTTTAACAATGCTTTTCCCGGCCGCTGAGGGAGAAGAATATATCTTCCGCTTAAGCATGATCTTTCCTTTTGGGGTAAGCATTGCTTTGAATTCCGTGCCTTTGTATGTTTGAAAAAGCTGAGTATTTTTTTTTACCAAACCTACCAATGAAGAAAATTTACTCTCGCTTCTTTCCTTATTGGCTTTGACCTTTAAGTCAAACATTTCGGCAAACTCTTGTTTTTGCTTCTCTTTGACCAGACCCTTGAGTTTCTTTATCAAAATCCCATCCGAACGACCTTTAGGTCTAGTGCGATTCCCTTTGGGGCTGGCAATGCGGATCAACAAAGCTTCCATCTCGTTGACATGTCTTTCATCTCTCAAGAGATAAAGGCTAAAGTTGGTCCAACTGGCCTTGTGGCGATCTTTCAAATGATGATTCACGCGTTCTCTTAAATCTGTTGACTTCCCAACATAATACAAACCCATATCATCATAGAGCGCATAAACACCCGGCGATGTCCCGATTAAATCAGTAATCTGGGAAGAATAATTCTTGAAAACATTTTTAGAAATGTTCTCTAAGCTATGCGAAATCAATGGTCTTTTTCTAAATTTCTTCATTAATACCTATTCCCTGAATTAGGAATGAAAATATTATATTCCCCTGATACTGCGATGTATATAATTTTCTAGAAAGAAATTACGCGAATTTTTGGCGCAAGTAATCTTCCAGAATGGCGACAAATTCTTCTTTAATATGATCGCCTTTGAGGGTGGTCAATTGCTTGCCGTCGGCGTACACGGGCGCGACGGGTTTTTCCGAGGCGCCGGGAAGACTGATGCCGATATCCGCGTGGCGGCTTTCACCGGGGCCGTTGACCACACAACCCATGACGGCAATTTTCATCCGCTCGACACCCGGATATCTGGTTTTCCATACGGGCATGTTCTCTTGAATATGGATATTGATGTCGCGGGCCAGATGCTGGAAATAATCGCTGGTGGTACGCCCGCAGCCCGGGCAGCTGGTCACGCTCGGCGCGAAATAGCGCAGGCTCATC
This window harbors:
- a CDS encoding GIY-YIG nuclease family protein encodes the protein MKKFRKRPLISHSLENISKNVFKNYSSQITDLIGTSPGVYALYDDMGLYYVGKSTDLRERVNHHLKDRHKASWTNFSLYLLRDERHVNEMEALLIRIASPKGNRTRPKGRSDGILIKKLKGLVKEKQKQEFAEMFDLKVKANKERSESKFSSLVGLVKKNTQLFQTYKGTEFKAMLTPKGKIMLKRKIYSSPSAAGKSIVKHGCNGWRFWYLKDRNGDVISLDELRLK
- a CDS encoding flavodoxin-dependent (E)-4-hydroxy-3-methylbut-2-enyl-diphosphate synthase; its protein translation is IVISVKMSVLQDMVAVYSRLAKECDYALHLGLTEAGADVQGIASSAAALAILLQQGIGDTIRVSLTPQPNVSRAREVEVCKAILQSMSLRYFAPSVTSCPGCGRTTSDYFQHLARDINIHIQENMPVWKTRYPGVERMKIAVMGCVVNGPGESRHADIGISLPGASEKPVAPVYADGKQLTTLKGDHIKEEFVAILEDYLRQKFA